From the genome of Blautia pseudococcoides, one region includes:
- a CDS encoding AEC family transporter codes for MSGLVVMKQMIIIFALIMAGFLLHKRRILSSAASKDMSALVLNLCSPALIISSMFSDLTSISRKNVGLVALIGILCFAFLIILGYALTKILRVPVSRREAYILMTVFGNLGFIGLPVASAVLGPKSMVYVIVFNFLFNVVIFTFGIMLVKKGVEGVEQSWTDIFSPGFIACILAFIIYWFNIKIPADLQSLVNYCGNACTLLSLLVIGMSLVGMNLGSVFKNKRLLLFTAIRFIAVPIALALLLKPFLPDYIMRASIVLMMSLPVANMPMMMAEQYGKETTTISEGIILSTVLSAATISLVFLFV; via the coding sequence ATGAGCGGTCTTGTAGTTATGAAGCAGATGATAATAATATTCGCATTGATCATGGCAGGCTTTCTCCTGCACAAAAGGCGCATCCTGTCTTCCGCTGCATCCAAAGACATGTCAGCACTGGTATTAAACCTCTGCTCCCCTGCTCTGATCATTTCCAGCATGTTCAGCGACCTGACCTCCATCTCCAGAAAAAATGTGGGCCTGGTTGCCCTGATCGGCATTCTTTGCTTTGCCTTTCTCATAATACTGGGATATGCTCTGACAAAAATCCTGCGGGTGCCTGTTTCCCGCAGAGAGGCATACATTCTGATGACCGTATTCGGCAATCTGGGTTTTATCGGACTGCCGGTGGCGTCTGCGGTGCTTGGGCCGAAATCCATGGTGTATGTGATCGTCTTTAACTTTCTGTTCAATGTGGTGATCTTCACCTTCGGGATCATGCTTGTGAAAAAAGGTGTGGAAGGGGTGGAGCAGTCCTGGACCGATATCTTCAGCCCCGGATTTATTGCCTGCATCCTTGCATTTATTATTTATTGGTTCAATATAAAAATCCCGGCGGATCTGCAGTCACTGGTAAATTACTGCGGCAATGCCTGCACCCTTTTGTCCCTGCTTGTGATCGGTATGTCTCTGGTGGGAATGAATCTGGGCAGTGTGTTTAAAAACAAAAGGCTTCTGCTTTTTACTGCCATCCGTTTTATTGCAGTGCCTATAGCCCTGGCCCTGCTGTTAAAACCGTTTCTGCCGGATTATATTATGAGGGCTTCCATTGTACTTATGATGTCTCTGCCGGTGGCGAACATGCCCATGATGATGGCAGAGCAGTATGGGAAAGAGACAACAACTATTTCCGAGGGGATCATTTTGTCTACCGTACTTTCGGCAGCCACGATCTCCCTGGTGTTTTTATTTGTATAG